From one Streptomyces sp. NBC_01478 genomic stretch:
- a CDS encoding SGNH/GDSL hydrolase family protein: MTARRARLRRTAALLLFAAAFQAGPAHAQPQAPAQVKAVDNPSSVITWGASADHLGDGVADRGYRLIVHTSVAGSELRIRLSNAFGDRPLTFDSVYAGVQKTGAALVPGSNRRLTFGGERSVTIPAGAVAYSDPLSGKVPAATNLVVSIHSPDAAGPATGHGMAMQTSYATQGDHTGEEGATAWTDTTGSWYYLDAVSVRPSAGTGAVVTLGDSITDGWASTTDQNRRWPDYLARRLQKSDTAVKGVANEGISGNKVLADGAGQSALNRLQRDVLSQPGVRTVFLFEGVNDIKAHSGVTAQDLIAGYREIIERAHAAGKCVVGATVGPFKGWPEWDAAGEAVRQEVNQFIRSSGELDAVTDFDHILRSPYDQERMLPFFDGGDHIHPNDKGMAAMADAVDLKSLDCGK; encoded by the coding sequence GTGACGGCCCGACGGGCACGACTGCGCCGTACGGCCGCACTCCTCCTGTTCGCCGCCGCCTTCCAGGCCGGACCCGCTCACGCACAACCCCAGGCACCGGCGCAGGTGAAGGCAGTGGACAACCCGAGCTCCGTCATCACCTGGGGAGCGAGCGCCGACCACCTGGGCGACGGCGTCGCCGACCGCGGCTACCGGCTGATCGTGCACACCAGTGTCGCGGGCAGCGAGCTGCGGATCCGGCTCTCCAACGCCTTCGGCGACCGGCCGCTGACCTTCGACAGCGTCTACGCCGGGGTCCAGAAGACGGGCGCCGCGCTGGTGCCCGGCTCCAACCGGCGGCTGACCTTCGGCGGCGAGCGGTCGGTCACGATCCCGGCGGGCGCGGTCGCCTACAGCGACCCGCTGTCCGGCAAGGTGCCCGCCGCGACCAACCTCGTGGTCAGCATCCACTCCCCGGACGCGGCGGGCCCGGCGACCGGCCACGGCATGGCCATGCAGACGTCGTACGCCACCCAGGGCGACCACACCGGCGAGGAGGGCGCCACCGCCTGGACCGACACCACCGGCTCCTGGTACTACCTCGACGCCGTCTCCGTACGGCCGAGCGCGGGCACCGGCGCGGTGGTCACGCTCGGCGACTCCATCACGGACGGCTGGGCGTCCACCACGGACCAGAACCGGCGCTGGCCCGACTACCTGGCCCGACGGCTCCAGAAGTCCGACACGGCCGTCAAGGGCGTGGCCAACGAGGGGATATCCGGCAACAAGGTCCTCGCCGACGGCGCCGGGCAGAGCGCCCTCAACCGGCTGCAGCGCGATGTGCTGTCCCAGCCCGGCGTCCGCACCGTGTTCCTCTTCGAGGGCGTCAACGACATCAAGGCCCACTCCGGCGTCACCGCCCAGGACCTGATCGCCGGCTACCGCGAGATCATCGAGCGGGCGCACGCGGCCGGGAAGTGTGTCGTCGGCGCCACCGTCGGACCGTTCAAGGGCTGGCCCGAATGGGACGCGGCGGGCGAGGCGGTACGCCAGGAGGTCAACCAATTCATCAGGAGCAGCGGGGAGTTGGACGCCGTCACGGACTTCGACCACATCCTGCGCAGCCCCTACGACCAGGAGAGGATGCTCCCCTTCTTCGACGGCGGTGACCACATCCACCCCAATGACAAGGGGATGGCGGCCATGGCCGACGCCGTCGACCTCAAGAGCCTCGACTGCGGGAAGTGA
- a CDS encoding helix-turn-helix transcriptional regulator, which yields MSQSVAAAPLIGRDEEVARLAGVLERARAGTAGAVLIAGDAGVGKTRLLDEIAGRAAGAGTTVLTGHCVDLGDVGLPYLPFTEVLGVLAADERFAPALAAHPVVDRLLGAGADTARDAGGRLRLFEGIAGLLADLSDIAPLLLVLEDLHWADQSSRDLLRFLLSRGILQRPAGGAPAHRLAVFASYRADDLHRRHPLRPLLAELVRLPAVERLELRPMGDAEVARLVRALRTGPVPDGTVRRIVERAEGNAFYAEELLAATDLEAGGVPSGLADVLLIRFEQLSDTAQQVLRTAAVAGRRVEYDLLRDAVRLPEDELESALREAVERQLLVPWHGDTYSFRHALAREAVYADLLPGERSRLHGSFARLLAGRGHPAESAAERAHHYRESHDLAEALAASLEAADHAQRVGAPAEELRHLETVLDLWSSVDPGARPSGEGIGSVTLTLRASAAAAHAGDAHRAVSLTRSALAGIGQDTDSELAARVRYTLADNLMGVDSLTAAFAYSSEALAMIPAEPPSRTWVWAAATHVLAARQVGDDETALRVARQALRTAEELQLTDARADLLISLATLERGGRRTREGRERLAQARELARQAGHVPVEMRALFHLAIGSFESGELEESLPWLAEGLDRARRAGLLSSPYPLEMRYLQLLVLYTLGRWDECVKAAASDADVLPHAGGFTMGPALYVALARGDLEAAERARALLDGPFDWMAAMVAGIALIDAGAFRGDAEAAVEQMRTAVAALTDDSGCRPDLTVRLAALTLAAVADRAVALRSTGDEAGVRRWTDTATELVELARSVAGAGGAARPQGPEGQAWLARAEAEWIRAAAGPDAEAWGKAVAAFGYGDVYERARCQFRYAEALLAADRREEAAAQARAARETAARLAATPLLARLDTLIRRGRLGDPAPDAGDRPSPLTARERDVLRLLALGRSNRQIGEELFITGKTASVHVSNILAKLGAASRTEAVAIAYRQGLITPEATASG from the coding sequence GTGTCGCAATCCGTAGCAGCAGCGCCGCTCATCGGCCGGGACGAGGAAGTCGCCCGCCTCGCCGGTGTGCTGGAGCGCGCCCGCGCGGGTACGGCGGGGGCGGTGCTGATCGCCGGGGACGCGGGCGTCGGCAAGACCCGGCTCCTGGACGAGATCGCGGGCCGGGCCGCGGGCGCCGGGACGACGGTCCTCACCGGGCACTGTGTGGACCTCGGTGACGTCGGTCTGCCGTATCTCCCGTTCACCGAGGTCCTCGGGGTCCTCGCCGCCGACGAGCGCTTCGCCCCCGCGCTGGCCGCGCATCCGGTGGTCGACCGGCTGCTCGGCGCCGGTGCGGACACGGCCCGGGACGCGGGCGGCCGGCTGCGGCTCTTCGAAGGCATCGCAGGTCTGCTCGCCGACCTCTCCGACATCGCGCCCCTTCTCCTGGTCCTGGAGGACCTGCACTGGGCCGACCAGTCCTCCCGCGACCTGCTCCGCTTCCTGCTGAGCCGCGGCATCCTCCAGCGCCCGGCGGGCGGCGCCCCCGCCCACCGCCTCGCGGTGTTCGCGTCGTACCGCGCGGACGACCTCCACCGCCGCCATCCCCTACGGCCCCTGCTGGCCGAGCTGGTGCGGCTGCCCGCCGTGGAGCGCCTGGAGCTGCGTCCCATGGGGGACGCGGAGGTCGCCCGGCTGGTGCGCGCGCTGCGCACGGGTCCGGTGCCGGACGGCACGGTCCGCCGGATCGTCGAGCGCGCCGAGGGGAACGCCTTCTACGCCGAGGAGTTGCTCGCGGCGACCGACCTGGAGGCGGGCGGGGTGCCGAGCGGTCTCGCCGACGTGCTGCTGATCCGTTTCGAGCAGCTCTCCGACACCGCCCAGCAGGTGCTGCGCACCGCCGCCGTCGCGGGCCGCCGCGTCGAGTACGACCTGCTGCGGGACGCGGTCCGACTCCCGGAGGACGAGCTGGAGTCGGCGCTGCGCGAGGCCGTCGAGCGGCAGCTCCTGGTCCCCTGGCACGGCGACACGTACTCCTTCCGGCACGCCCTCGCCCGCGAGGCGGTCTACGCCGACCTGCTGCCCGGCGAGCGCTCCCGGCTGCACGGCTCGTTCGCCCGCCTCCTCGCCGGACGCGGGCACCCGGCCGAGAGCGCGGCGGAGCGCGCCCACCACTACCGCGAGAGCCACGACCTCGCCGAGGCGCTGGCCGCCTCCCTGGAGGCCGCCGACCACGCCCAGCGGGTGGGCGCGCCCGCCGAGGAGCTACGGCATCTCGAAACCGTTCTCGATCTGTGGTCGTCGGTCGACCCGGGGGCCCGGCCGTCGGGCGAGGGCATCGGCAGTGTGACCCTCACCCTGCGCGCCTCGGCCGCGGCCGCCCACGCCGGGGACGCGCACCGCGCGGTCTCCCTCACCCGGTCCGCGCTCGCCGGGATCGGCCAGGACACGGACTCCGAGCTGGCCGCCCGGGTGCGGTACACGCTGGCCGACAATCTCATGGGCGTCGACAGCCTCACGGCCGCGTTCGCCTACAGCAGCGAGGCCCTGGCGATGATCCCCGCCGAACCGCCCTCGCGGACCTGGGTGTGGGCGGCGGCCACGCATGTGCTGGCGGCGCGTCAGGTCGGCGACGACGAGACCGCCCTGCGGGTTGCCCGCCAGGCCCTGCGCACCGCCGAGGAACTCCAACTGACCGACGCCCGGGCCGACTTGCTGATCTCGCTGGCGACGCTCGAAAGGGGCGGCCGGCGCACCAGGGAGGGCCGGGAGCGCCTCGCGCAGGCACGCGAGCTGGCCCGGCAGGCGGGGCACGTGCCCGTGGAGATGCGCGCCCTGTTCCACCTCGCCATCGGCAGCTTCGAGTCCGGCGAGTTGGAGGAGTCGCTGCCCTGGCTCGCCGAGGGGCTGGACCGGGCCCGTCGCGCCGGACTGCTCTCGTCGCCGTATCCGCTGGAGATGCGCTATCTGCAGCTCCTGGTGCTGTACACGCTGGGTCGCTGGGACGAGTGTGTGAAGGCCGCCGCGAGCGACGCGGACGTGCTGCCGCACGCGGGCGGCTTCACCATGGGGCCCGCGCTGTATGTGGCGCTGGCGCGCGGCGACTTGGAGGCGGCGGAGCGAGCCCGGGCCCTGCTGGACGGGCCGTTCGACTGGATGGCCGCGATGGTGGCGGGCATCGCGCTGATCGACGCGGGCGCCTTCCGGGGCGATGCGGAGGCGGCCGTGGAGCAGATGCGTACCGCGGTCGCCGCGCTCACCGACGACTCAGGGTGCCGTCCCGATCTCACGGTCCGGCTCGCCGCCCTCACCCTGGCCGCGGTCGCCGACCGTGCCGTCGCGCTACGGTCGACCGGCGACGAGGCGGGAGTGCGCCGCTGGACGGACACCGCGACGGAACTCGTCGAGCTCGCCCGGTCCGTGGCCGGCGCGGGTGGCGCCGCCCGACCCCAGGGGCCGGAAGGACAGGCGTGGCTGGCCCGCGCCGAGGCGGAGTGGATACGGGCGGCCGCCGGGCCGGACGCCGAGGCCTGGGGCAAGGCGGTGGCCGCGTTCGGCTACGGCGATGTCTACGAACGGGCGCGCTGCCAATTCCGGTACGCCGAGGCCCTGTTGGCGGCCGACCGCCGTGAGGAGGCGGCCGCCCAGGCCCGTGCCGCCCGGGAGACGGCGGCCCGGCTCGCCGCCACTCCCCTGCTCGCGCGGTTGGACACGCTGATCCGCCGTGGCCGTCTGGGCGACCCGGCGCCGGATGCCGGGGACCGCCCCTCGCCGCTGACGGCCCGCGAGCGGGACGTGCTGCGGCTGCTGGCGCTGGGCCGCAGCAACCGCCAGATCGGCGAGGAGCTGTTCATCACCGGCAAGACGGCGAGCGTCCACGTCTCCAACATCCTCGCGAAGCTGGGCGCCGCGAGCCGTACGGAGGCGGTGGCGATCGCCTACCGCCAGGGTCTGATCACCCCGGAGGCCACGGCGTCCGGCTGA